In Leptospira licerasiae serovar Varillal str. VAR 010, the sequence CCGAATTGAGTGAGTAGGATCCATGGGCGGAAAGACCAGGAGGAGATGTTTTTATTTCCGATTACAAGTTTTAGATCGCTCATAACTTTAAGGTCTCTCAAGGCGGGATGATTCTGCAAGAAAGTAATCCTTTCGAATTAGTAAGTTTTGTAGGGATTGATACAGACGCATTGAACCGGTTTGCCTTTCTTTTGCAACAATTAGCTTCGAGAATCTATAAGATCGAGTGCACATAATCCTGTTAAGGTTAGAAGTCTTCATTTAACAGTGAGGCATCTTCTTAGTATTCTAGGAATGCTTTGTAGGATTTTTTTAAAAATCCGTGTCTTAAGTTATTAATAAGAGAGAAATCTTTTCGAACAGGATCGAGCGGTTTCTTAGATACAAAACAAATCGGATGGATCTAAGCTTGGAAAACGTTAAAGAAATTATTCAAACACAAGAAAGTATGCCCGATATTTTGTTAATTTGCGATTCGAGTGGAAGGATCCTTCATATTAACGAGAATGGAAGGAAGATCCTCAGTATCGCTTCATTAGAATCCGCTAAGAATATGAGTATTACCGATCTCCTTTCAGAGACGGATCAAAAATATTTCGAAACAGTTATACTACCAAATGTAAGCAAGTCCGGAGAGTTTGAGGGAAGAGGACTTCGTTTGATGAGGAAAGACGGAAGTTTTTTACAAACAAAACAACATGCTTATTTAATGCCGGAGAAATCTTATCTGTTCGTGTTTACGGAAGATAAAGAATCGGAAGCTGGGAAGAAGGAAGCTATATACAATGCATTTCAACAATCCCAGAACGGAATGTTCTTAACGGATAAAGAAGGTGTAATTCTTGCTGTAAACAAACAGTTCGAAAAAATTTCCGGTTTAAAAGAGAATGAGCTCATAGGAAAAACTCCTAAAGCATTCCAGTCCGGAATGGGAGCATCCAAAACTTTTTATGATGAATTTTGGGAATCCGTTCTGCAAGGTTCGGTCTCCATCTCTAATTCAAATCTCAAAAACAGTTTTGTAAAAGATTGGAAACAAAATGTTCTTCCTATCAAAGATCGTAATGGGGAAGTTTCCAGCTTCTTAAGCACTATCCTTGCAAATCCTGAACTTTCAGAATCCGGAGAAGTAAAGAACGCGGATTTTGCAAAATCTCCATCTGATACTTTCAGAAAATATGAAGGTATGGATAGAGAGGCTCTTA encodes:
- a CDS encoding PAS domain-containing protein, whose protein sequence is MENVKEIIQTQESMPDILLICDSSGRILHINENGRKILSIASLESAKNMSITDLLSETDQKYFETVILPNVSKSGEFEGRGLRLMRKDGSFLQTKQHAYLMPEKSYLFVFTEDKESEAGKKEAIYNAFQQSQNGMFLTDKEGVILAVNKQFEKISGLKENELIGKTPKAFQSGMGASKTFYDEFWESVLQGSVSISNSNLKNSFVKDWKQNVLPIKDRNGEVSSFLSTILANPELSESGEVKNADFAKSPSDTFRKYEGMDREALIGTLRDKTKLTKKETEICAGIASGKDKSRISEDLGIHPGTMKNHLKSIYRKTIDLEKEIPGPERDKLQRLTIYLFRLLGE